One Pseudorhodoplanes sinuspersici DNA segment encodes these proteins:
- the ccmE gene encoding cytochrome c maturation protein CcmE has protein sequence MTRKQRRLVLIGSGLVVLAIAAVLVLTALRDSIVFFNSPTDIVEKKVEAGSRIRLGGLVQPGSLQRKDIDAVFEVTDGKNAIRVTYRGILPDLFREGQGVVAEGRLIDSTSFRADNVLAKHDENYMPKEVADALKKQGHWKDDYGKAPEAQGASQVTPK, from the coding sequence ATGACGCGCAAGCAGCGGCGTCTGGTGTTGATCGGATCTGGGCTGGTCGTGCTGGCGATTGCGGCCGTGCTGGTGCTGACCGCCTTGCGCGACTCCATCGTGTTCTTCAACTCGCCGACCGACATCGTCGAAAAGAAAGTGGAGGCTGGCTCGCGCATCCGTCTCGGCGGGCTCGTTCAGCCGGGCAGCCTGCAACGCAAGGATATCGATGCCGTCTTTGAGGTCACCGATGGAAAGAATGCCATCCGCGTCACCTATCGCGGGATCCTGCCGGATCTGTTCCGTGAAGGGCAGGGCGTGGTGGCCGAAGGCCGGTTGATCGATAGCACTTCATTTCGCGCCGATAACGTGCTGGCCAAGCATGATGAGAATTACATGCCGAAGGAAGTCGCCGACGCACTGAAGAAGCAGGGCCACTGGAAAGACGATTACGGCAAGGCGCCGGAGGCGCAAGGTGCATCTCAGGTGACGCCAAAATGA
- a CDS encoding bifunctional [glutamine synthetase] adenylyltransferase/[glutamine synthetase]-adenylyl-L-tyrosine phosphorylase has protein sequence MSKEPGGSAQQSSSHTAISAADSLAARIAEAPFLPPSIAVSAKVDAWLAELEATAETAPLQQILSAHPKSLQLLAGVAEYSPYLWDLVRADATRLLRILLAEPDRHFQDLLQAGRAILSSTDDEAEAMRALRHMKSEAALLIAFADIGGVWPVMQVTHALTELADCAVQGAVRYLLNNAARRELLAPADPSRPEIGSGYIVLAMGKMGAFELNYSSDIDLIVFFDPDAPAIPADTEPQSLYIRITRGLVKLLQERTADGYVFRVDLRLRPDPASTHIAISVPAGLDYYEHRGQNWERSAMIKARPCAGDIEAGETFLKALSPFVWRKYMDFAALADIHAMKRQIHAYRGHGEIAVAGHNIKLGRGGIREIEFFVQTQQLIAGGRHPELRDRRTLTTLTSLADGQWVGQVAKRDLEDAYLFLRRVEHRLQMVADEQTHALPSENEQLTSFVHFLGFDSVAAFSETLLRHLRDVQQQYSRLFESASQPQDQSLQFPADADDRETLDRLSAMGFRNPLEVSAIVRGWFGGKYLALRGDFARSQLRALVHPLIEQLARTENREQAVLAFDRFLAGLHAGGGGRLITLLLQNPDLLALVALMLGTAPRLADILSHQPQVMDALIDPAFFGMLPDAETLTKELARSLDQAASYEDILDRLRLFGQEHMFLIGVRILSGTVSAEQAGEAFARLADVIIRALHRGIEKLFAEAHGRLRGQKTAWLALGKLGGREMTASSDLDLIMVYDFDEAHPDSDGERSLYGAQYFARLTKRFISALTSQTNYGALYNVDMRLRPSGRSGPVATKIDSFRDYQTDEAWTWEHMALTRARVVSATPGFAEEVEGVIRNVLARARDERVIAGDAFEMRMAIASERGESNRWDLKYAAGGLIDIEFIVQYLQLVHADKHPDILDPSTSKVLERATRLGLLSREDSEVLRPAVQLYQNLSQILRLCLSGPFDPKKTDPGLLRLLARAGDVPDFATLDAHVTETQMRVRRRFELLLGPVGVAQAAI, from the coding sequence ATGAGCAAAGAACCCGGCGGTAGCGCCCAACAATCCTCTTCCCACACGGCCATTTCCGCCGCGGATTCCCTTGCCGCGCGGATTGCCGAAGCACCTTTTCTCCCGCCATCCATTGCCGTATCAGCCAAAGTCGACGCCTGGCTGGCGGAGCTTGAGGCAACGGCGGAGACGGCTCCGCTGCAGCAAATCCTTTCCGCCCATCCCAAATCACTGCAATTGCTCGCAGGCGTTGCAGAATATTCGCCGTATCTATGGGACCTGGTCCGTGCGGATGCGACGCGGCTTCTTCGCATCTTGCTGGCCGAACCCGATCGTCATTTCCAGGATCTGCTTCAAGCCGGGCGCGCAATCCTGTCGTCCACCGATGATGAAGCGGAGGCGATGCGCGCCTTACGCCATATGAAATCGGAGGCCGCACTCCTGATCGCTTTCGCCGATATTGGCGGCGTCTGGCCGGTGATGCAGGTAACGCACGCGCTCACCGAACTCGCCGATTGCGCGGTGCAGGGTGCGGTTCGTTACCTTCTCAACAATGCCGCGCGCCGCGAACTCCTTGCACCCGCCGATCCTTCGCGCCCGGAAATCGGCTCCGGCTACATCGTGCTGGCCATGGGCAAGATGGGTGCGTTCGAGCTGAACTATTCGAGCGACATCGACCTGATCGTTTTCTTCGATCCCGATGCGCCTGCCATTCCCGCAGATACCGAGCCGCAATCGCTCTATATTCGGATCACGCGCGGGCTCGTGAAATTGCTGCAAGAGCGCACGGCCGACGGCTATGTCTTCCGTGTCGACCTGCGCCTTCGGCCCGATCCTGCTTCGACCCACATTGCGATTTCAGTGCCTGCAGGCCTCGACTATTACGAGCACCGCGGCCAGAACTGGGAACGCTCGGCCATGATCAAGGCGCGCCCTTGCGCCGGCGATATCGAAGCGGGCGAGACATTTCTAAAGGCGTTATCGCCATTCGTTTGGCGCAAATATATGGATTTCGCTGCGCTGGCCGATATCCACGCGATGAAACGGCAAATCCACGCTTATCGCGGGCATGGCGAAATCGCCGTCGCAGGTCACAACATCAAGCTCGGACGGGGCGGCATTCGCGAAATCGAATTCTTCGTCCAGACCCAGCAACTGATCGCCGGTGGCCGCCACCCGGAATTGCGAGACCGGCGGACTCTGACAACATTGACCTCGCTTGCCGACGGCCAGTGGGTCGGCCAGGTTGCGAAACGCGATCTCGAAGATGCGTATCTTTTCCTGCGGCGCGTCGAGCATCGGTTGCAGATGGTCGCGGATGAGCAGACGCATGCGCTGCCATCCGAGAATGAGCAACTTACATCTTTTGTGCATTTTCTCGGGTTCGACAGCGTCGCAGCTTTCTCCGAAACGCTATTGAGGCATTTGCGCGACGTTCAGCAGCAATATTCCAGGCTGTTTGAATCAGCATCACAGCCGCAGGATCAAAGCCTGCAATTCCCCGCAGATGCGGACGATCGTGAAACGCTCGACCGACTTTCGGCGATGGGTTTCCGCAATCCGCTTGAGGTGTCCGCAATTGTCCGCGGCTGGTTTGGCGGAAAATATCTTGCTCTGCGCGGTGATTTCGCACGATCGCAGCTGCGCGCCCTTGTCCACCCGCTGATCGAACAACTGGCCCGCACAGAGAACCGGGAACAGGCGGTGCTGGCGTTCGACCGCTTTCTTGCGGGACTGCATGCCGGCGGCGGCGGCCGGCTGATCACGCTGTTGTTGCAAAATCCCGATCTCCTCGCGCTCGTGGCTTTAATGCTTGGAACGGCGCCCCGGCTGGCCGACATTCTCTCTCATCAGCCACAGGTGATGGATGCGCTGATCGATCCAGCCTTTTTCGGCATGCTGCCCGACGCGGAGACCCTTACCAAGGAGTTGGCGCGGTCGCTCGATCAAGCCGCTTCGTATGAGGATATCCTAGACCGCTTGCGTCTGTTCGGGCAGGAGCACATGTTCCTGATCGGCGTGCGGATTCTTTCCGGGACTGTATCAGCGGAGCAGGCCGGCGAAGCCTTCGCACGGCTTGCCGATGTGATCATCCGTGCGCTCCACCGCGGCATCGAGAAGCTGTTTGCAGAGGCACACGGACGTCTTCGGGGGCAGAAGACTGCGTGGCTCGCGCTCGGCAAGCTCGGCGGGCGGGAAATGACGGCGAGTTCCGATCTCGACCTCATCATGGTCTATGACTTCGATGAAGCCCATCCGGACTCCGATGGCGAGCGGTCGCTTTATGGCGCGCAATATTTCGCGCGGCTCACCAAGCGGTTTATTTCGGCTCTGACTTCGCAGACGAATTATGGTGCGCTCTACAACGTCGATATGCGCCTTCGGCCGTCGGGACGCTCCGGACCTGTGGCAACCAAGATCGATTCATTCCGCGACTACCAAACGGATGAAGCCTGGACCTGGGAACATATGGCGCTGACCCGGGCGCGCGTCGTGTCGGCGACGCCGGGCTTTGCGGAGGAAGTGGAAGGCGTCATCCGCAACGTGCTGGCGCGCGCACGCGACGAACGCGTGATTGCCGGAGATGCTTTCGAGATGCGGATGGCTATTGCATCGGAGAGAGGCGAAAGCAATCGCTGGGATCTGAAATACGCGGCCGGGGGTTTGATCGATATCGAATTCATCGTGCAATACCTTCAGCTTGTTCACGCGGACAAGCATCCGGACATTCTGGATCCCTCGACGTCGAAGGTTCTTGAACGGGCCACGCGGCTTGGTTTGCTATCGCGCGAAGATTCCGAAGTCTTGCGTCCCGCCGTGCAGCTTTATCAGAATCTCAGTCAGATCCTGCGGCTTTGCCTGTCAGGTCCGTTCGACCCGAAGAAAACCGATCCGGGTCTGTTGCGGCTTCTGGCCCGAGCCGGCGACGTTCCCGATTTCGCGACCCTTGATGCGCATGTGACCGAGACGCAAATGCGGGTACGCCGTCGATTCGAACTCTTGCTGGGTCCCGTCGGCGTTGCTCAAGCTGCGATCTGA
- a CDS encoding sensor histidine kinase translates to MGALGKLFRTTAFKLTLAYLTVFALFAFFLLGYFAFNTQRLFTEQVTEVVNAEVAGLTEQFNSGGIRRLTLIIEARSRRPGSSLYLVTSPSGDGLAGNVGSLPTGVLDKPGWTETVYRRIEESETSELHRALVRVSQLPGGFKLLVGRDLEERDRLYNVVLDAGKWSAAAVIFLGLLGGFFVARRVLRRVDAMTETTRTIMGGDLSERLPVGGSGDELDRLAHNLNEMLDRIEALMGGLKEVSDNIAHDLKTPLTRMRNRAEEALRSSHNEADYRAALETTIDESDSLIKTFNALLMIARAEAGQARGNMVEFDAAEAARSIGELYEPLAEEQGLTLEVSAPAAVTLHGNRELISQALANLVDNAIKYAAPMAKANGKPSEVLVTATLENDRVLLSVSDRGPGIPEADRSRAVERFVRLEQSRSVPGSGLGLSLTAAVAHLHGGELRLEDNAPGLRATLILPRFGPQTQGLPERRDLTQSPVGKQ, encoded by the coding sequence GTGGGGGCGCTCGGCAAGCTGTTCCGGACAACCGCGTTCAAGCTGACGCTGGCCTATCTGACCGTCTTCGCGCTGTTTGCATTTTTTCTTCTCGGCTACTTCGCGTTCAATACCCAGCGCCTGTTCACCGAACAGGTGACGGAAGTGGTGAATGCGGAAGTGGCTGGCCTCACAGAGCAATTCAATTCGGGCGGCATCCGGCGCCTTACTCTTATCATCGAAGCACGTTCGCGGCGTCCCGGCTCGAGCCTCTATCTCGTGACGAGCCCGAGCGGGGATGGTCTTGCCGGAAACGTCGGATCGCTTCCGACCGGCGTCCTCGATAAACCGGGCTGGACCGAGACAGTCTATCGCCGCATCGAGGAAAGCGAGACTTCCGAGCTTCATCGCGCATTGGTCCGCGTCTCACAACTGCCAGGCGGTTTCAAGCTTCTGGTCGGGCGCGATCTCGAGGAGCGCGACCGGCTCTACAACGTTGTCCTTGATGCCGGCAAATGGTCGGCCGCTGCGGTGATTTTCCTCGGCTTGCTCGGAGGCTTCTTTGTCGCACGGCGGGTGTTGCGCCGTGTCGATGCGATGACCGAGACGACGCGGACCATCATGGGCGGCGATCTTTCCGAACGTCTGCCGGTTGGCGGGAGCGGCGATGAGCTCGATCGTCTCGCCCATAATCTGAACGAGATGCTGGACCGGATCGAAGCCCTGATGGGCGGTCTGAAAGAAGTTTCCGACAATATTGCCCACGATCTGAAGACACCGCTGACGCGCATGCGCAATCGCGCGGAGGAAGCGCTGCGCAGCTCGCACAACGAAGCCGACTATCGCGCGGCGCTGGAAACAACGATCGATGAATCGGACTCGCTCATCAAGACCTTCAACGCTCTGTTGATGATTGCACGCGCCGAAGCCGGGCAGGCGCGCGGCAATATGGTGGAATTCGATGCCGCCGAAGCTGCGCGCAGCATTGGCGAACTCTACGAACCGCTGGCGGAAGAGCAGGGGCTGACGCTTGAAGTCTCCGCGCCGGCGGCGGTGACCCTCCATGGCAATCGAGAGCTGATCAGCCAGGCGCTTGCCAACCTTGTGGACAATGCCATCAAATATGCCGCGCCCATGGCCAAGGCCAATGGAAAGCCGTCTGAGGTCTTGGTGACTGCGACGCTGGAGAACGACCGTGTGCTGCTCAGCGTCAGCGATCGTGGTCCCGGTATACCTGAGGCCGACCGATCGCGCGCGGTGGAACGCTTCGTGCGGCTGGAACAGAGCCGTTCCGTGCCGGGTTCCGGCTTGGGATTGAGCCTGACCGCAGCAGTGGCGCATCTGCATGGCGGCGAATTGCGGCTGGAAGACAATGCGCCTGGCCTTCGCGCCACGCTGATCCTGCCGCGGTTTGGCCCGCAAACACAAGGCCTGCCCGAGCGGCGGGACCTGACGCAGTCTCCGGTCGGGAAGCAATAA
- a CDS encoding heme lyase CcmF/NrfE family subunit: protein MIAEIGHYALVLALTLAIIQATLPMIGARLNDRVLMGVAEPAALAQYAFVGLSFAMLTVLYVTSDFSVVNVFENSHSAKPLIYKISGVWGNHEGSMLLWALILALFGALVAVFGRNLPPSLRANVLGVQSWIAAAFQLFILGTSNPFARLAQAPFEGRDLNPVLQDIGLAVHPPLLYLGYVGFSISFSFAVAALIEGRIDAAWARWVRPWTLAAWMFLTLGIAMGSYWAYYELGWGGWWFWDPVENASLMPWIAGTALLHSAVVMEKRNALKVWTILLAILTFSLSLLGTFLVRSGVLTSVHTFATDPTRGVFILAILVFFIGGSLALYAWRAPSLKQGGLFAPISREGALVLNNLFLTTACATVFVGTLYPLALEALTGDKISVGAPFFNATFGPLFLPLMIAMPFGPLLAWKRGDLYGAAQRLMLAFAVALIAMAVTFAIEWGGPVLAPFLIGVAFFAMTGSLIDLAERVQLFRQPFAVSLRRFAGLPRSSIGTAVAHFGLGVCLLGIACEANYGAERILSMKPGQAVSVRGYDLTFDNLASRPGPNYRELVAKFTVRSGGTTIGVLEPSKRTFQARSSSTTEAALLTRGFSQIYLSLGDVAADGSVAVRLYHKPLVLLIWLGAVVMVLGGALSLSDRRLRVGAPRAAKKPALQPAE from the coding sequence ATGATTGCCGAAATCGGTCACTACGCCCTCGTCCTCGCGCTGACGCTGGCAATCATTCAGGCAACGCTGCCGATGATTGGCGCGCGGTTGAATGACCGTGTGCTGATGGGCGTTGCCGAGCCGGCCGCGCTTGCGCAGTACGCATTTGTCGGCCTGTCGTTCGCGATGCTGACGGTGCTCTACGTCACCTCCGATTTTTCCGTCGTCAACGTGTTCGAGAACTCGCATTCGGCGAAGCCCCTGATCTATAAAATCAGCGGCGTGTGGGGCAATCACGAAGGCTCCATGCTGCTCTGGGCACTGATCCTTGCCCTGTTCGGTGCGCTGGTTGCGGTGTTCGGGCGCAATCTGCCGCCGTCGCTCCGCGCCAACGTGCTTGGTGTGCAGTCATGGATCGCGGCGGCTTTTCAGCTGTTCATCCTGGGAACGTCAAATCCCTTTGCGCGATTGGCACAAGCACCATTCGAGGGCCGTGACCTCAATCCGGTGCTGCAGGATATCGGCCTCGCGGTGCATCCGCCACTGCTCTATCTCGGTTATGTCGGCTTTTCGATTTCGTTTTCGTTTGCCGTCGCGGCCTTGATCGAAGGGCGCATCGACGCCGCGTGGGCGCGCTGGGTCCGGCCTTGGACGCTGGCGGCCTGGATGTTCCTGACACTCGGCATCGCGATGGGCTCGTATTGGGCCTATTACGAACTCGGCTGGGGCGGCTGGTGGTTCTGGGATCCGGTCGAGAATGCATCGCTGATGCCGTGGATCGCCGGCACCGCGTTGTTACATTCTGCGGTGGTGATGGAGAAGCGCAACGCGCTGAAGGTCTGGACCATCCTGCTGGCGATCCTGACTTTCTCCTTGTCGCTGCTTGGCACCTTCCTTGTGCGTTCGGGCGTCCTGACCTCGGTTCACACCTTCGCCACCGATCCGACGCGCGGCGTTTTCATCCTGGCCATTCTCGTCTTCTTCATTGGCGGATCGCTCGCGCTGTATGCGTGGCGTGCGCCGTCGCTGAAGCAGGGCGGCTTGTTCGCGCCGATCTCGCGTGAAGGCGCACTGGTCCTCAACAACCTGTTCCTCACGACCGCCTGTGCGACGGTCTTCGTCGGCACGCTTTATCCACTGGCGCTTGAAGCGTTGACCGGCGACAAGATTTCGGTCGGCGCACCATTCTTCAATGCCACTTTTGGTCCGTTGTTCTTGCCACTGATGATCGCGATGCCGTTCGGTCCGCTTCTCGCGTGGAAGCGCGGCGATCTTTACGGGGCGGCACAGCGCCTGATGCTGGCCTTCGCCGTCGCGCTGATCGCCATGGCTGTCACCTTTGCCATCGAGTGGGGCGGTCCGGTGCTGGCGCCATTCCTGATCGGCGTCGCCTTCTTTGCAATGACTGGCTCGCTGATTGATCTGGCCGAACGCGTGCAGCTCTTTCGTCAGCCATTCGCAGTATCGTTGCGCCGTTTTGCCGGTTTGCCGCGGTCCTCGATTGGGACGGCCGTTGCGCATTTCGGACTTGGTGTGTGCCTGCTCGGCATTGCCTGCGAAGCCAATTACGGCGCCGAACGCATTCTTTCCATGAAGCCCGGTCAGGCGGTATCCGTTCGGGGCTATGATCTGACATTCGACAATCTCGCCTCGCGGCCGGGACCGAATTATCGCGAGCTTGTTGCAAAATTCACGGTGCGCTCTGGAGGCACCACGATCGGTGTGCTCGAGCCGTCGAAACGGACGTTCCAGGCCCGCAGTTCGTCGACGACCGAAGCGGCCTTGCTGACGCGTGGCTTCAGCCAGATTTATCTGTCGCTCGGCGATGTTGCCGCTGATGGTTCGGTCGCGGTGCGGCTCTATCACAAGCCGCTGGTGCTGCTGATCTGGCTGGGTGCGGTGGTCATGGTGCTGGGCGGCGCCTTGTCGCTGTCGGATCGGCGGTTGCGCGTCGGTGCACCGCGGGCGGCCAAGAAGCCGGCCTTGCAGCCGGCGGAGTAG
- a CDS encoding response regulator transcription factor: MRLLIIEDDRDAADYLVRAFRETGHVADHAADGEEGFAMALDGNYDVLIVDRMLPKRDGLSVIGELRDKKVETPVLILSALGQVDDRVKGLRAGGDDYLPKPYSFSELLARVEVLARRRGGRNEDTVYRVGDLELDRLSHRVMRGTEEILLQPREFRLLEYLMKHAGQVVTRTMLLENVWDYHFDPQTNVIDVHISRLRSKIDKGFSQPLLHTIRGAGYMVRDGAR, translated from the coding sequence ATGCGCTTGCTGATCATCGAAGATGACCGCGATGCAGCGGATTACCTGGTCCGGGCTTTCCGCGAGACCGGCCATGTTGCCGACCATGCCGCAGATGGCGAGGAAGGCTTCGCCATGGCCCTTGATGGCAATTACGATGTCCTGATCGTCGATCGCATGCTGCCAAAGCGCGACGGCCTGTCGGTCATCGGTGAATTGCGCGACAAGAAAGTCGAAACGCCGGTGCTGATTCTGTCAGCCCTCGGACAGGTCGACGATCGTGTTAAAGGTTTGCGGGCCGGCGGCGACGATTATCTGCCGAAGCCTTATTCATTCTCCGAATTGCTGGCGCGTGTCGAAGTCTTGGCTCGCCGCCGCGGTGGCCGGAACGAAGACACCGTTTATCGCGTCGGCGATCTCGAACTCGATCGCCTGTCACATCGTGTCATGCGCGGCACCGAAGAAATCCTGCTGCAGCCGCGTGAATTCCGCTTGCTCGAATATCTGATGAAGCATGCCGGGCAGGTGGTGACGCGCACCATGCTGCTCGAAAATGTTTGGGACTATCATTTCGATCCGCAAACCAACGTGATCGACGTGCATATCTCGCGGCTGCGTTCGAAAATCGACAAGGGCTTCTCGCAGCCGCTGCTGCATACGATCCGCGGCGCCGGCTATATGGTCCGCGACGGCGCGCGCTGA
- a CDS encoding cytochrome c-type biogenesis protein, whose product MQLLRFVAVIVALALLYAAPSSAVQPDEILPDAALEQRARHLSRELRCMVCQNQSIDDSDAPLARDLRLLVRERLKAGDSDQQVLDFLTARYGDFVLLNPPLNWRTALLWALPTGLLVFGGLVLLMMARRQRGRPLATDSSGHQAPLTPEEEARITTLLNKDPRTKA is encoded by the coding sequence ATGCAGCTCTTGCGTTTCGTTGCGGTGATCGTTGCCCTGGCCTTGTTGTATGCAGCTCCGTCATCGGCCGTGCAGCCCGACGAGATCCTCCCCGATGCGGCGCTTGAACAACGGGCGCGCCACCTCTCACGCGAATTGCGCTGCATGGTGTGCCAAAATCAATCGATCGACGATTCCGACGCGCCGTTGGCCCGCGACCTGCGGTTGCTGGTTCGCGAGCGGCTAAAGGCGGGCGACTCTGACCAACAGGTGCTGGACTTTCTCACGGCGCGCTATGGCGACTTCGTCCTGCTGAACCCGCCGCTGAATTGGCGCACGGCGCTGCTGTGGGCATTGCCAACCGGATTGCTTGTCTTTGGCGGCTTGGTTTTGTTGATGATGGCGCGGCGTCAGCGCGGCCGCCCCTTGGCGACCGATTCGTCAGGGCACCAGGCGCCTCTGACCCCGGAAGAAGAGGCGCGCATTACCACGCTGCTCAACAAAGACCCGCGAACCAAGGCTTAA
- the ccmI gene encoding c-type cytochrome biogenesis protein CcmI, which produces MTLFLILALMTAAAIFAVLWPLSRRPPEAATDGYDVAVYRDQLDEVERDRKSGLIADSEAEAARLEISRRLLGAADREVQPSSEVAGSLWRRRVAALTALIALPVIAAGLYINWGSPHLPGAPLAARLDLPPEQRSIESMVAQVEAHLERNPEDGRGWDVVAPVYMRMGRYNDAVRARANALRLLGASADREADLGEAMVAAGNSIVTADAKASFERALKIDPNHLKAQYFIGLAAEQDGRPEEAAQIWRAMLARAPANAPFRPLVVQSLARVDKGEPPKGIAVEPRAPQPGPTQEDMAAAQQLTPEQRTQMVRGMVDRLAERLKTDTADFEGWLRLVRAYVVMGDADKAREALVNARNAIGSDDDKRRRLDDLAKGLGIDG; this is translated from the coding sequence ATGACCCTGTTCCTGATCCTGGCCCTGATGACGGCGGCGGCGATTTTCGCCGTGTTGTGGCCGCTTTCGCGCCGGCCTCCGGAGGCGGCGACGGATGGCTATGATGTCGCGGTTTATCGCGACCAGCTCGACGAAGTCGAGCGTGACCGCAAGTCCGGATTGATCGCCGACAGCGAGGCGGAGGCGGCGCGGCTGGAAATTTCAAGGCGATTGCTTGGCGCCGCCGATAGGGAGGTTCAGCCTTCCTCGGAGGTCGCCGGCTCACTTTGGCGGCGGAGGGTTGCGGCACTGACCGCTCTGATCGCGCTGCCTGTGATCGCTGCCGGGCTGTACATCAACTGGGGTTCCCCACATCTTCCCGGCGCTCCGCTGGCGGCCCGGCTCGATTTGCCGCCGGAACAGCGCTCGATCGAAAGCATGGTGGCGCAGGTGGAAGCCCATCTCGAGCGCAATCCGGAGGACGGTCGGGGGTGGGATGTCGTCGCTCCGGTCTATATGCGGATGGGCCGCTACAATGATGCGGTGCGCGCACGGGCCAATGCCTTGCGGCTTCTTGGAGCTTCGGCCGATCGCGAGGCCGACCTCGGCGAGGCGATGGTCGCGGCTGGCAATAGTATCGTGACAGCCGACGCCAAGGCGAGTTTCGAACGTGCTTTAAAAATCGATCCCAATCACCTGAAGGCACAATATTTCATCGGTCTTGCCGCCGAGCAGGATGGCCGGCCGGAAGAGGCTGCACAGATCTGGCGCGCCATGCTGGCCCGCGCGCCGGCCAATGCGCCATTCCGGCCGCTGGTCGTGCAATCGTTGGCACGGGTCGACAAGGGTGAGCCGCCGAAAGGCATCGCGGTCGAACCCAGGGCGCCGCAGCCGGGACCAACACAGGAGGATATGGCGGCCGCCCAGCAACTGACGCCGGAGCAGCGCACCCAGATGGTGCGCGGTATGGTCGATCGGCTGGCGGAGCGGCTGAAGACCGACACCGCCGATTTCGAGGGCTGGTTGCGACTGGTTCGCGCCTATGTCGTGATGGGCGATGCTGACAAAGCGCGCGAAGCCCTGGTCAACGCGCGCAATGCGATTGGAAGTGACGACGACAAGCGCAGGCGTCTTGACGACCTGGCAAAGGGGCTCGGCATTGATGGTTGA
- a CDS encoding Do family serine endopeptidase: MTPSQPSKGGFLKGRRVMLLGTTILSLGAAALFVAPDAARHPAVAQNVTQQAQTVQRPVGFADIVEKVKPAVISVRVKVNASPENSSFEGGQLPQGFERFFRRYGMPEDMFPEGPRNRGPRERGPRQRTTGQGSGFFISPDGYAVTNNHVVDKADEVDVQTDDGKTYTAKVIGTDPRTDLALIKVDGNNFPYAKLADKAPRIGDWVLAVGNPFGLSSTVTAGIVSARGRDIGAGPYDDFLQIDAPVNKGNSGGPTFDIDGNVVGVNTAIFSPSGGSVGIAFAIPAATVDSVVTQLKDKGSVTRGWIGVQIQPVTQDIADSMGLKNTDGALVAEPQPGSPAVKAGVKAGDVITAVNGEKIGNARELARRIGSMAPGNSVKLTLQQGGSEKTVNVTLGELPAQVEARARGGDDRGSLNEGSALGLQLAPAGSVAGSGSEGVVVTGVSPDGPAAERGFKTGDVILEVAGKAVSNPADVRKALADARKDNKRTVLMRVKSGEGTRFVALPAGRA, encoded by the coding sequence ATGACACCAAGCCAGCCGAGCAAGGGTGGTTTTCTAAAAGGACGCCGGGTGATGTTGCTCGGTACGACCATTTTAAGTCTCGGTGCAGCAGCGCTGTTTGTTGCTCCCGATGCGGCCCGCCATCCCGCGGTCGCACAGAATGTGACGCAGCAGGCGCAAACGGTGCAGCGTCCGGTTGGATTTGCCGACATTGTCGAGAAGGTGAAGCCCGCGGTTATTTCCGTCCGCGTGAAAGTGAATGCGTCACCTGAGAATTCATCTTTCGAGGGTGGCCAGCTTCCGCAAGGTTTTGAGCGCTTCTTCCGCCGCTATGGCATGCCTGAAGACATGTTTCCGGAAGGACCGCGAAACCGTGGCCCGCGTGAGCGCGGCCCGCGTCAGCGGACAACCGGCCAAGGCTCCGGCTTCTTCATTTCGCCGGACGGCTATGCGGTGACCAACAACCATGTCGTCGACAAGGCTGATGAAGTCGACGTGCAGACCGACGACGGCAAGACCTATACCGCGAAGGTCATCGGTACCGATCCGCGCACCGATCTTGCTCTCATAAAAGTCGATGGCAATAACTTCCCGTATGCCAAGCTCGCCGACAAGGCGCCGCGCATCGGTGACTGGGTGCTGGCGGTGGGTAATCCGTTCGGTCTGTCCTCAACCGTGACGGCGGGTATCGTGTCTGCTCGCGGCCGTGACATTGGCGCTGGCCCGTATGACGACTTCCTGCAGATCGACGCGCCGGTGAACAAAGGCAACTCCGGTGGCCCGACCTTCGACATCGATGGAAACGTCGTTGGCGTTAACACGGCGATTTTCTCGCCGTCGGGTGGTTCGGTCGGTATCGCCTTCGCTATTCCTGCCGCGACGGTCGATTCTGTCGTCACCCAGCTCAAGGACAAGGGCTCGGTCACGCGTGGCTGGATCGGCGTTCAGATCCAACCGGTGACGCAAGACATTGCTGACAGCATGGGCCTCAAGAATACGGATGGCGCGCTCGTTGCCGAGCCGCAACCCGGAAGCCCTGCCGTGAAGGCCGGTGTCAAGGCTGGCGATGTCATCACCGCCGTCAATGGTGAGAAGATTGGCAATGCCCGCGAACTCGCACGCCGCATCGGTTCGATGGCGCCGGGTAATTCGGTCAAGCTGACTCTTCAGCAGGGTGGCAGCGAAAAGACGGTCAACGTGACGCTCGGCGAATTGCCGGCTCAGGTGGAAGCGCGTGCTCGCGGTGGCGATGACCGCGGCTCGCTGAACGAGGGTTCTGCTCTCGGTCTGCAGCTTGCGCCGGCCGGCTCCGTTGCCGGTTCGGGCTCCGAAGGTGTGGTCGTGACCGGCGTGTCGCCGGACGGTCCTGCCGCGGAACGCGGCTTCAAGACCGGTGACGTGATCCTGGAGGTGGCCGGCAAGGCGGTGTCGAACCCGGCTGACGTCCGCAAGGCGCTCGCTGACGCCCGCAAGGACAACAAGCGCACCGTGCTGATGCGCGTGAAGTCCGGTGAAGGCACCCGCTTCGTCGCACTGCCGGCAGGCCGTGCCTAA